A region from the Kineothrix sp. IPX-CK genome encodes:
- the asd gene encoding aspartate-semialdehyde dehydrogenase: MSDRLKVGILGGTGMVGQRFISLLDNHPWFEVTVIAASPRSAGKTYAEAVGDRWKMTTPMPEAVKNIVVMNVNEVEKVAAGVDFVFSAVDMTKDEIKKIEEEYAKTETPVVSNNSAHRWTPDVPMVVPEINPEHMKVIDFQKKRLGTTRGFIAVKPNCSIQSYAPVLTAWKEFEPYEVVATTYQAISGAGKNFKDWPEMEGNIIPYIGGEEEKSEKEPLRIWGEIKDGEIVPAVSPVITCQCIRVPVLNGHTAAVFVKLKKKATKEQLIEKLINFKGEPQELELPSAPKQFIQYLKEDNRPQVTADVDYEKGMGVSVGRLREDNVYDWKFVGLSHNTVRGAAGGAVLCAELLKAQGYITKK, from the coding sequence ATGAGCGATAGGTTAAAGGTAGGTATTTTAGGCGGAACCGGTATGGTTGGGCAGAGATTTATCTCTTTGCTAGATAACCATCCATGGTTTGAGGTGACAGTAATTGCGGCAAGTCCCAGATCTGCAGGAAAGACTTATGCGGAGGCGGTAGGCGACAGATGGAAAATGACTACGCCTATGCCGGAAGCCGTAAAAAATATTGTTGTAATGAACGTAAATGAAGTAGAAAAGGTTGCGGCGGGAGTAGACTTTGTGTTCAGTGCCGTAGATATGACGAAGGATGAAATTAAGAAGATCGAAGAAGAATATGCTAAGACGGAGACTCCCGTAGTTTCTAATAATAGTGCTCACAGATGGACTCCTGATGTGCCGATGGTAGTGCCGGAAATCAATCCTGAGCATATGAAAGTTATCGATTTCCAGAAGAAGAGACTTGGCACGACGAGAGGTTTTATCGCGGTAAAGCCCAACTGCTCCATCCAAAGCTATGCGCCTGTGCTTACCGCATGGAAGGAATTCGAGCCCTACGAGGTGGTTGCCACCACTTATCAGGCAATTTCCGGAGCAGGCAAGAACTTCAAAGACTGGCCTGAGATGGAAGGCAATATCATTCCTTATATCGGCGGAGAAGAAGAAAAGAGCGAAAAAGAGCCCCTTAGAATATGGGGAGAAATCAAGGACGGAGAAATCGTTCCCGCGGTTTCACCCGTCATTACCTGCCAGTGTATCCGCGTTCCTGTTTTGAATGGACATACGGCGGCTGTTTTCGTAAAACTTAAGAAAAAAGCTACTAAAGAACAGCTTATTGAGAAGCTGATTAACTTCAAAGGAGAACCTCAGGAGCTTGAGCTTCCCAGCGCACCTAAGCAGTTTATCCAATATCTGAAGGAGGATAACCGTCCTCAGGTGACTGCGGACGTGGATTACGAAAAGGGAATGGGTGTGAGCGTAGGACGTTTAAGAGAGGATAACGTATACGATTGGAAGTTTGTGGGACTGTCACACAATACGGTTCGCGGAGCTGCCGGTGGGGCGGTGCTTTGCGCAGAGCTTTTGAAGGCACAGGGTTATATTACAAAAAAATAA
- a CDS encoding UDP-N-acetylglucosamine pyrophosphorylase, translated as MEQFKIENLYTLSETIASEIFEGVIYPWEVLPKIKDFIVKLGNSLPEDKYEKRGENVWIAKSATVFQSAYIAGPAIIDEDAEVRHCAFIRGNAIVGKGSVVGNSTELKNVILFNKVQVPHYNYVGDSVLGFKAHMGAGSITSNVKSDKTLVVAKAENGCIETGLKKFGAMLGDMVEVGCNSVLNPGTVIGKNSSIYPTSSVRGYIPPDSIYKDKGEVIIRNL; from the coding sequence ATGGAACAATTTAAGATTGAAAATTTGTATACGCTTTCGGAGACAATTGCTTCGGAGATTTTTGAAGGAGTCATCTATCCGTGGGAGGTATTGCCCAAAATCAAAGACTTTATCGTGAAGCTGGGAAATTCTCTGCCCGAAGATAAGTATGAGAAAAGAGGGGAAAACGTCTGGATCGCAAAATCAGCAACCGTTTTTCAAAGCGCTTACATTGCCGGTCCTGCAATTATCGATGAGGATGCGGAGGTACGTCACTGTGCATTTATCAGAGGAAATGCCATCGTGGGCAAAGGCTCGGTAGTGGGAAACTCTACGGAACTGAAAAATGTTATTCTTTTTAATAAGGTTCAGGTGCCTCACTACAATTATGTGGGCGACAGCGTACTTGGGTTCAAGGCACATATGGGAGCCGGTTCTATCACCTCCAACGTAAAAAGCGATAAGACGCTGGTGGTGGCAAAAGCTGAGAACGGCTGTATCGAGACCGGCCTTAAGAAGTTCGGAGCGATGTTGGGCGATATGGTAGAGGTAGGCTGTAATTCTGTACTGAATCCGGGAACGGTGATAGGGAAAAATTCCAGCATATATCCAACCTCCTCTGTGAGGGGTTATATTCCTCCGGACAGCATTTATAAAGATAAGGGCGAGGTCATTATAAGGAATCTGTAA
- a CDS encoding GGGtGRT protein has product MALFESYERRIDKINSVLNSYGISSIEEAEKITKDAGLNVYDQVKGIQPICFENACWAYIVGAAIAIKKDCRKAADAAAAIGEGLQAFCIPGSVADTRVVGLGHGNLGKMLLEEETECFCFLAGHESFAAAEGAIGIAEKANKVRKNPLRVILNGLGKDAAQVISRINGFTFVETEYDPYTNTVKEVYRKSYSEGLRAKVNCYGANDVCEGVAIMHKEGVDVSITGNSTNPTRFQHPVAGTYKKECIEQGKKYFSVASGGGTGRTLHPDNMAAGPASYGMTDTMGRMHSDAQFAGSSSVPAHVEMMGLIGAGNNPMVGMTVAVAVSIEEAATAGKF; this is encoded by the coding sequence ATGGCATTATTTGAATCTTATGAAAGAAGAATTGATAAAATTAATTCCGTATTGAACAGCTATGGAATCTCTTCTATCGAAGAAGCGGAAAAAATCACAAAAGACGCAGGTCTTAACGTATATGATCAGGTAAAGGGCATTCAGCCTATTTGTTTTGAGAACGCTTGCTGGGCTTACATCGTAGGTGCCGCAATCGCAATCAAAAAGGACTGCAGAAAAGCAGCGGATGCTGCTGCTGCAATCGGTGAAGGTCTTCAGGCTTTCTGTATTCCCGGCTCCGTTGCGGATACCCGTGTGGTAGGTCTTGGTCACGGCAACTTAGGTAAGATGTTATTGGAAGAAGAGACAGAATGTTTCTGTTTCCTTGCAGGACATGAGTCCTTTGCAGCTGCAGAGGGTGCTATCGGTATCGCTGAAAAGGCTAATAAGGTACGTAAGAACCCCTTAAGAGTTATTCTTAACGGACTTGGAAAAGATGCTGCTCAGGTAATTTCCAGAATTAACGGCTTTACCTTTGTTGAAACAGAGTATGATCCTTACACCAATACGGTTAAGGAAGTATATAGAAAATCTTATTCCGAAGGACTTCGTGCGAAAGTTAACTGCTATGGAGCTAACGATGTATGCGAAGGTGTTGCTATCATGCACAAAGAGGGTGTTGATGTTTCCATTACAGGTAACTCAACCAATCCGACAAGATTCCAGCATCCGGTTGCAGGTACATACAAAAAAGAATGTATCGAACAGGGTAAGAAATACTTCTCCGTTGCATCCGGCGGCGGTACAGGACGTACACTTCACCCGGACAACATGGCGGCAGGTCCTGCTTCTTATGGTATGACTGATACTATGGGACGTATGCACTCTGACGCACAGTTCGCCGGTTCTTCTTCCGTACCGGCTCACGTAGAAATGATGGGGCTTATCGGAGCAGGTAACAACCCGATGGTTGGTATGACGGTTGCTGTTGCGGTTTCCATCGAGGAAGCAGCTACAGCTGGCAAGTTCTAA
- a CDS encoding bifunctional diguanylate cyclase/phosphodiesterase has product MDELQYQFELLNAMNQKLSIDEKMFQMLCNTSSSAFLYYSFEDDIVRTFGNWKFFFKVSIHEVRDISGIYDFIDDKYVLQLRELLFIEKKGRKSESAVIRMKDGVWVECETAVTYDENENPKEKVIRFKNITKFKNQNEELMYMAYYDVLTGLYNRNYFIRLLGDYVRKAEEERAAVAVMFIDIDDFRKINDGLGIVIGDEIVQQFGQFLSTFKNNNVIVSHFNSDIYCIAIYDPCGARSVEHIFRMIHERLHKPFALSNGMEVSVTVSMGVAEYPEAAKTTLELINCAEIVMFKAKSTGKDSIQYFDAPILNDFLQNVIIENKLKEAAFNQNFMMYFQPQYHAKDKKLRGVEALIRWRDDDGHMISPSVFIPIAEKNGTIIPIGTWVIEESIRIYSQWKKKYKSELILSLNISAIQYRKSDFVSKLMKILKKYDVRPTEVELEITESVLIDDFGEITNKLVTLRSYGIRISLDDFGTGYSSLSYLKGLPIDTLKIDKSFIDTVVSDDNTKIITESIIYMVKKLGFETVAEGVETKEQFEYLKSIECDNIQGFFLGKPMPSDEVEELLKYTAV; this is encoded by the coding sequence ATGGATGAATTACAGTATCAATTTGAACTGCTTAATGCGATGAATCAGAAATTAAGCATCGATGAGAAAATGTTTCAAATGCTCTGTAATACATCGAGCAGCGCATTTTTATATTACAGCTTCGAGGACGATATCGTAAGGACGTTTGGCAATTGGAAATTTTTCTTTAAGGTGAGTATTCATGAAGTAAGGGACATTTCGGGCATTTATGATTTCATAGATGACAAATATGTTCTTCAGCTTAGAGAGCTTTTATTTATTGAAAAAAAGGGGCGAAAAAGCGAAAGTGCTGTAATCCGCATGAAGGACGGCGTCTGGGTGGAATGCGAGACCGCAGTCACATATGATGAGAACGAGAACCCGAAGGAGAAAGTAATCCGGTTTAAAAACATTACGAAGTTCAAAAATCAAAATGAAGAATTGATGTATATGGCGTACTATGACGTATTGACCGGGCTCTACAACCGGAATTATTTCATACGTCTTTTGGGAGATTATGTAAGAAAAGCGGAAGAGGAACGCGCTGCGGTAGCGGTCATGTTCATAGACATCGACGATTTTCGCAAGATCAACGATGGTCTGGGAATTGTAATAGGGGATGAAATTGTTCAGCAGTTTGGCCAGTTTCTGTCTACCTTTAAGAATAATAACGTAATTGTGTCTCATTTTAACAGCGATATTTACTGTATCGCCATTTACGATCCTTGCGGAGCCAGAAGTGTAGAGCATATATTCCGCATGATACATGAGCGCCTGCATAAGCCTTTTGCCCTTAGTAACGGGATGGAAGTGAGCGTTACGGTAAGTATGGGAGTTGCGGAATATCCCGAAGCGGCGAAGACTACGCTTGAGCTTATCAACTGTGCTGAAATCGTAATGTTTAAGGCTAAGAGCACGGGTAAGGACTCTATACAATACTTCGATGCGCCTATACTGAATGATTTTCTGCAGAATGTAATCATTGAAAATAAGTTGAAAGAGGCTGCCTTCAATCAGAATTTCATGATGTATTTTCAGCCCCAGTACCATGCCAAGGATAAGAAGCTTCGGGGCGTGGAGGCGCTGATTCGCTGGAGAGACGATGACGGGCATATGATAAGCCCCTCCGTATTCATACCGATTGCGGAGAAAAACGGGACAATCATTCCCATAGGCACCTGGGTAATTGAGGAGAGCATTCGTATCTATTCCCAGTGGAAGAAGAAATATAAGTCAGAATTGATTCTTTCCTTGAATATATCGGCTATTCAGTACAGAAAATCGGATTTTGTAAGTAAATTGATGAAGATCTTGAAAAAATACGATGTGAGGCCTACAGAGGTGGAGCTGGAGATTACTGAGAGTGTGTTAATTGATGATTTTGGAGAGATTACGAACAAGCTCGTCACTTTAAGAAGCTATGGAATCCGTATTTCTTTAGATGATTTCGGAACGGGGTATTCCTCCCTTTCTTATTTGAAAGGACTTCCCATCGACACGTTGAAAATAGACAAGTCGTTTATCGACACGGTGGTCTCTGACGATAATACGAAGATAATTACGGAGTCCATTATTTATATGGTCAAGAAACTAGGCTTTGAAACGGTGGCCGAAGGTGTGGAGACGAAGGAGCAGTTTGAATATTTGAAATCCATTGAGTGCGATAACATTCAAGGATTCTTTTTAGGAAAGCCGATGCCCTCTGACGAGGTTGAGGAATTACTTAAATACACTGCGGTATAA
- the argH gene encoding argininosuccinate lyase encodes MAQLWGGRFTKETDKLVYNFNASISFDRKFFEEDIEGSIAHVVMLEKQNILTEEEKNAIVKGLTGIRQDVKSGKLVITEEYEDIHSFVEANLIDRIGEAGKKLHTGRSRNDQVALDMRLYTRAEVLHVAEEIQELLSTLLTIMENNLDTYMPGFTHLQKAQPITLAHHMGAYFEMFKRDSLRLKDIYARMNYCPLGAGALAGTTYPLDRGYTAALMGFEGPTFNSMDSVSDRDYVIEFLSALSTIMMHLSRFCEEIIIWNSNEYRFVEIDDAYSTGSSIMPQKKNPDIAELVRGKTGRVYGALISILTVMKGIPLAYNKDMQEDKELTFDAIDTVKGCLALFNGMLRTMKFNEEVMAVSAMNGFTNATDAADYLVGKGVPFRDAHEIVGRLVLYCIDKNTCIDALSIEQLKEISPVFEEDVFDAVSLKTCVEKRLTIGAPGQRAMKEVIAINMEFLKNSWMQETRDNS; translated from the coding sequence ATGGCACAGCTTTGGGGCGGACGTTTTACGAAAGAGACGGATAAGCTTGTATATAATTTCAATGCATCCATTTCTTTTGATAGAAAATTCTTTGAAGAAGATATAGAAGGAAGCATTGCGCACGTAGTAATGCTGGAGAAGCAGAATATTCTCACTGAAGAAGAGAAAAATGCCATTGTAAAAGGACTCACCGGCATCCGGCAGGATGTAAAGAGCGGAAAGCTCGTCATTACGGAGGAATATGAGGATATCCACAGCTTTGTGGAAGCTAATCTGATAGACCGGATAGGAGAAGCAGGAAAGAAGCTGCATACAGGAAGAAGCCGCAATGATCAGGTGGCGTTAGATATGAGGTTGTATACGAGAGCGGAGGTCTTGCATGTGGCGGAGGAGATTCAGGAGCTTCTCTCTACCCTGCTTACTATTATGGAAAATAATCTGGACACTTACATGCCCGGATTTACTCACTTACAAAAGGCGCAGCCGATTACGCTGGCACATCATATGGGAGCATATTTCGAGATGTTCAAAAGGGATAGTCTCAGGCTCAAGGATATTTATGCAAGGATGAACTACTGTCCGTTAGGAGCGGGAGCTTTGGCGGGGACCACCTATCCTCTCGATAGAGGATATACGGCGGCACTGATGGGCTTTGAAGGTCCGACCTTCAACAGCATGGATTCCGTTTCAGACAGAGATTATGTGATTGAATTTTTATCCGCGCTGTCCACGATTATGATGCATCTTAGTCGTTTTTGTGAAGAAATCATTATTTGGAATTCTAACGAATATCGTTTTGTTGAAATAGATGATGCGTATTCTACAGGAAGCAGCATTATGCCCCAGAAGAAGAATCCTGATATTGCGGAGTTAGTAAGAGGAAAGACAGGCAGGGTGTATGGGGCTTTAATCTCCATTTTGACCGTAATGAAAGGAATACCGCTTGCCTATAATAAAGATATGCAGGAGGATAAGGAACTGACCTTCGATGCTATCGACACGGTGAAAGGCTGCCTCGCTTTGTTTAACGGAATGCTAAGAACGATGAAGTTTAATGAGGAGGTCATGGCCGTCAGTGCGATGAACGGCTTTACCAATGCGACGGACGCAGCGGATTATCTGGTAGGCAAGGGAGTTCCGTTTAGAGATGCCCATGAAATCGTAGGCAGACTGGTGCTTTACTGTATAGACAAGAACACATGCATCGATGCTCTCAGTATAGAACAGCTGAAAGAAATCAGCCCGGTGTTCGAGGAAGATGTCTTCGATGCGGTGAGTTTAAAGACCTGTGTGGAAAAGCGTCTGACGATCGGCGCTCCGGGACAGAGAGCGATGAAAGAGGTTATTGCTATCAACATGGAATTTTTAAAAAATAGTTGGATGCAGGAGACAAGAGATAATTCATAA
- a CDS encoding DNA topoisomerase, giving the protein MGKSLYIAEKPSVAREFAKALKLNMSNRDGYMESEEAIVTWCVGHLVTMSYPEVYDEKYKRWSLATLPFIPGEFKYEVIENVKKQFTIVSGLLNRTEVDTIYVCTDSGREGEYIYRLVEKQAGVSGKQRKRVWIDSQTEEEILRGIREAKDLSAYDNLCSAAYLRAKEDYLMGINFSRVLTLKYSNSIKSYLKTDKAVVSVGRVMTCVLGMVVNREREIRNFVKTSFYRVIAGVETEGRSFDCEWKAVEGTKYFNSPLLYKENGFKEKKTAQELINALEETLRAVPVIEAVEKKKETKNPPLLYNLAELQNDCSKYFKISPDETLRVVQELYEKKMATYPRTDARVLSTAVAKEIYKNISGLKGYSQTAELAEEVLQKGTYKNIAKTRYVNDKQITDHYAIIPTGQGLGNLGSLSPTAAKVYEIIVRRFLCIFYPAAVYQKIALTIGMKEERFFASFKVLADPGYLRAAEFSFAKKKEESSKAPERKDAENKEAGAEEGEGQEEGNDTKDPEFMAMLRRLKKGDELSLKGFEIKEGETSPPKRYNSGTMILTMENAGQFIEDEELRAQIKGSGIGTSATRAEILKKLVNIKYLSLNKKTQIITPTLMGEMIYDVVAGAIRPLLDPALTASWEKGLTLVSEGSITEDEYMRKLDDFVTRRTNSVKQMENQSTLYMQFDIAAKNYKK; this is encoded by the coding sequence ATGGGAAAAAGTTTATATATTGCGGAGAAGCCCAGCGTGGCGAGAGAGTTCGCGAAAGCGTTAAAATTGAATATGAGCAACAGGGACGGCTACATGGAATCGGAGGAAGCGATCGTAACATGGTGTGTAGGTCATTTAGTAACCATGAGTTATCCTGAGGTTTATGACGAGAAATACAAGAGATGGTCTTTGGCTACACTGCCTTTTATTCCCGGAGAGTTTAAGTACGAAGTCATTGAAAATGTCAAAAAGCAATTTACGATCGTAAGCGGGCTTTTGAACCGCACGGAGGTGGACACCATTTATGTCTGCACTGACTCCGGGCGGGAGGGAGAGTACATATATCGTCTGGTGGAGAAACAGGCAGGAGTAAGCGGAAAACAAAGGAAGCGTGTGTGGATCGATTCCCAGACGGAAGAGGAAATATTGCGCGGCATACGGGAGGCGAAGGATTTGTCTGCCTATGATAATCTTTGCTCTGCAGCCTACCTTCGGGCGAAGGAGGATTATCTCATGGGAATCAATTTCTCGCGGGTGCTCACTTTGAAATACAGCAATTCCATTAAGTCGTATCTGAAAACGGACAAGGCGGTGGTTTCCGTAGGAAGAGTCATGACTTGTGTCCTGGGTATGGTAGTCAACAGAGAGCGGGAAATCCGCAACTTTGTGAAGACCTCCTTCTATCGGGTTATAGCCGGAGTGGAGACGGAGGGAAGGAGCTTCGATTGCGAATGGAAAGCGGTTGAAGGGACGAAATATTTTAATTCGCCGCTTCTTTATAAGGAAAATGGCTTCAAGGAAAAAAAGACCGCTCAGGAGCTCATTAATGCATTGGAGGAGACTCTCAGGGCAGTACCGGTCATAGAAGCTGTAGAGAAGAAAAAGGAGACGAAAAATCCACCTCTCTTGTATAATCTGGCGGAGCTTCAAAACGACTGCTCCAAATATTTCAAAATAAGCCCCGACGAAACGCTGCGCGTCGTACAGGAGCTATACGAAAAAAAGATGGCCACTTATCCGAGAACAGACGCCAGAGTATTGTCGACTGCGGTGGCAAAAGAGATATACAAGAATATAAGCGGACTCAAAGGCTATTCCCAGACAGCAGAGCTTGCTGAAGAGGTGCTTCAAAAGGGTACCTATAAGAACATCGCCAAGACCAGATATGTGAACGATAAGCAGATCACCGATCACTATGCTATCATTCCCACCGGGCAGGGGCTTGGAAATCTGGGAAGCTTAAGCCCTACAGCAGCTAAGGTCTATGAAATTATCGTCAGACGTTTTCTCTGTATTTTTTATCCGGCGGCCGTGTATCAAAAAATTGCTTTGACCATAGGAATGAAGGAAGAGAGATTCTTTGCCAGTTTCAAGGTATTAGCTGACCCGGGATATTTAAGGGCGGCGGAATTCTCCTTCGCTAAGAAGAAGGAGGAGAGCAGTAAAGCTCCGGAACGCAAGGATGCAGAGAATAAAGAAGCGGGTGCGGAAGAAGGGGAAGGCCAAGAGGAAGGAAACGATACGAAAGATCCTGAATTCATGGCCATGCTCAGGCGGCTGAAAAAAGGTGATGAGCTGTCCTTAAAGGGATTTGAAATCAAGGAAGGAGAGACATCTCCGCCCAAACGCTATAACTCCGGAACGATGATACTTACCATGGAAAATGCAGGCCAGTTCATCGAGGACGAAGAACTGCGCGCCCAGATAAAGGGAAGCGGCATCGGAACTTCCGCTACGCGGGCCGAGATACTGAAGAAATTGGTAAATATTAAATATTTGTCACTGAATAAAAAGACTCAGATCATTACCCCCACCCTGATGGGTGAGATGATATACGATGTTGTGGCGGGGGCCATAAGGCCGTTGCTAGACCCGGCCCTTACCGCCAGCTGGGAAAAGGGACTGACACTTGTGTCGGAAGGAAGCATTACGGAAGATGAATATATGCGTAAGCTTGATGATTTCGTAACACGAAGGACGAACAGCGTAAAGCAGATGGAAAACCAGTCCACACTTTATATGCAGTTCGATATAGCGGCAAAGAACTATAAAAAGTGA